The Populus trichocarpa isolate Nisqually-1 chromosome 2, P.trichocarpa_v4.1, whole genome shotgun sequence genome has a window encoding:
- the LOC18096406 gene encoding NAC domain-containing protein 62 isoform X2 has translation MNGRNSLVDDHIGEVDLYRRDPWELPVSARKKSDDRVWYYFCRLDYKHSNSKRASRETKNGFWKSTGKVRDIKAKRTNEVIGSKRTLVFQYRCPDSKKVVGTSWVIHEFHAKTTTPDQRALVLCKLKHKADDSAANLPDDEGEPIRVMGSNVENNAVLNNNQEVDAELPQSLFDSHDVGFNFPFALQAQNHVQNNNQEVDAELLQSLFDSHEAGFDFPFTLQAQNHVQNNNQEVDAEQLQSLFDSHEAGFDFPLALQPQNLVQNFLSDEEDIDFADSLLNDYPPTPRSSSNAYVLDTSDRETYLAYGESPNLYGGHGSSRAYQRKQRAHCDDTLLMGPSSMDSTTVTRHEQINSIQSDFPSIHKAQHAPIPHSFMEQEGISAKGDQFLGGISSTASKHKAREGARQVANIDLPKKVGIESVKDRKIVQVMNAKPAVKSRSNGSAGNEKWGRFIHLETTTSSHTSTPPSVYLFNLVVGLFLFIIMLREVLIVH, from the exons ATGAACGGCCGTAATTCCCTCGTTGATGATCATATTGGTGAGGTTGATCTTTATCGGCGGGATCCATGGGAATTACCTG TTTCTGCGAGAAAAAAGTCAGATGATCGAGTGTGGTATTACTTTTGTCGGCTTGATTACAAGCACTCAAATAGTAAACGAGCTAGCAGGGAAACCAAGAATGGATTCTGGAAATCGACCGGCAAGGTTCGTGATATCAAGGCTAAACGCACAAATGAGGTGATTGGTAGTAAGAGGACTCTGGTTTTCCAATACAGATGTCCTGATTCTAAAAAAGTGGTCGGGACCAGCTGGGTCATCCACGAATTCCATGCTAAAACTACCACTCCTGACCAG aGGGCTCTTGTTCTTTGCAAGTTAAAGCATAAGGCAGATGACTCGGCTGCTAATTTGCCTGATGATGAAGGCGAGCCTATTCGGGTTATGGGTTCTAATGTTGAAAATAATGCGGTGCTGAATAATAACCAAGAG GTAGATGCAGAGCTACCGCAATCTCTCTTTGACAGTCATGACGTGGGTTTCAATTTTCCTTTCGCACTGCAGGCACAGAACCATGTGCAGAATAATAACCAAGAG GTAGATGCAGAGCTACTGCAATCTCTCTTTGACAGTCATGAGGCGGGTTTTGATTTTCCTTTCACGCTGCAGGCACAGAACCATGTGCAGAATAATAACCAAGAG GTAGATGCAGAGCAACTGCAATCTCTCTTTGACAGTCATGAGGCGGGTTTTGATTTTCCCCTTGCACTGCAGCCACAGAACCTTGTGCAGAATTTCCTTTCTGATGAAGAGGATATAGATTTTGCAGATTCACTCCTAAATGACTACCCACCAACACCAAGGTCATCAAGTAATGCTTATGTTTTGGATACAAGTGACAGAGAAACTTATCTTGCCTATGGAGAG TCTCCAAACTTGTATGGTGGGCACGGTAGTTCAAGAGCATACCAGCGGAAGCAAAGGGCTCATTGTGATGATACCCTCTTGATGGGGCCATCTTCCATGGATTCCACCACTGTAACTAGGCATGAACagattaattcaattcaatcagACTTTCCAAGTATCCACAAAGCTCAGCATGCACCCATACCCCACAGCTTCATGGAGCAGGAGGGAATTTCTGCTAAAGGAGATCAATTTCTGGGTGGGATTTCAAGTACAGCATCCAAACATAAG GCCAGAGAAGGTGCAAGGCAAGTTGCTAATATTGATCTGCCTAAGAAGGTTGGCATAGAATCTGTAAAAGACAGGAAAATAGTTCAGGTTATGAACGCAAAGCCGGCTGTGAAGTCGAGATCAAATGGTTCGGCTGGCAATGAAAAGTGGGGCCGTTTCATTCACCTTGAAACAACTACATCAAGCCATACATCGACTCCTCCATCtgtttatcttttcaatttagtcgtGGGTCTGTTTCTGTTCATAATCATGCTCAGAGAAGTGCTGATTGTTCACTGA
- the LOC18096406 gene encoding protein CUP-SHAPED COTYLEDON 3 isoform X4: MAPVGYRFHPTEEEIICYYLKHKMNGRNSLVDDHIGEVDLYRRDPWELPVSARKKSDDRVWYYFCRLDYKHSNSKRASRETKNGFWKSTGKVRDIKAKRTNEVIGSKRTLVFQYRCPDSKKVVGTSWVIHEFHAKTTTPDQRALVLCKLKHKADDSAANLPDDEGEPIRVMGSNVENNAVLNNNQEVDAELPQSLFDSHDVGFNFPFALQAQNHVQNNNQEVDAEQLQSLFDSHEAGFDFPLALQPQNLVQNFLSDEEDIDFADSLLNDYPPTPRSSSNAYVLDTSDRETYLAYGESPNLYGGHGSSRAYQRKQRAHCDDTLLMGPSSMDSTTVTRHEQINSIQSDFPSIHKAQHAPIPHSFMEQEGISAKGDQFLGGISSTASKHKAREGARQVANIDLPKKVGIESVKDRKIVQVMNAKPAVKSRSNGSAGNEKWGRFIHLETTTSSHTSTPPSVYLFNLVVGLFLFIIMLREVLIVH; the protein is encoded by the exons ATGGCGCCGGTGGGATACAGATTCCATCCAACTGAAGAAGAAATCATCTGTTATTATCTGAAACACAAAATGAACGGCCGTAATTCCCTCGTTGATGATCATATTGGTGAGGTTGATCTTTATCGGCGGGATCCATGGGAATTACCTG TTTCTGCGAGAAAAAAGTCAGATGATCGAGTGTGGTATTACTTTTGTCGGCTTGATTACAAGCACTCAAATAGTAAACGAGCTAGCAGGGAAACCAAGAATGGATTCTGGAAATCGACCGGCAAGGTTCGTGATATCAAGGCTAAACGCACAAATGAGGTGATTGGTAGTAAGAGGACTCTGGTTTTCCAATACAGATGTCCTGATTCTAAAAAAGTGGTCGGGACCAGCTGGGTCATCCACGAATTCCATGCTAAAACTACCACTCCTGACCAG aGGGCTCTTGTTCTTTGCAAGTTAAAGCATAAGGCAGATGACTCGGCTGCTAATTTGCCTGATGATGAAGGCGAGCCTATTCGGGTTATGGGTTCTAATGTTGAAAATAATGCGGTGCTGAATAATAACCAAGAG GTAGATGCAGAGCTACCGCAATCTCTCTTTGACAGTCATGACGTGGGTTTCAATTTTCCTTTCGCACTGCAGGCACAGAACCATGTGCAGAATAATAACCAAGAG GTAGATGCAGAGCAACTGCAATCTCTCTTTGACAGTCATGAGGCGGGTTTTGATTTTCCCCTTGCACTGCAGCCACAGAACCTTGTGCAGAATTTCCTTTCTGATGAAGAGGATATAGATTTTGCAGATTCACTCCTAAATGACTACCCACCAACACCAAGGTCATCAAGTAATGCTTATGTTTTGGATACAAGTGACAGAGAAACTTATCTTGCCTATGGAGAG TCTCCAAACTTGTATGGTGGGCACGGTAGTTCAAGAGCATACCAGCGGAAGCAAAGGGCTCATTGTGATGATACCCTCTTGATGGGGCCATCTTCCATGGATTCCACCACTGTAACTAGGCATGAACagattaattcaattcaatcagACTTTCCAAGTATCCACAAAGCTCAGCATGCACCCATACCCCACAGCTTCATGGAGCAGGAGGGAATTTCTGCTAAAGGAGATCAATTTCTGGGTGGGATTTCAAGTACAGCATCCAAACATAAG GCCAGAGAAGGTGCAAGGCAAGTTGCTAATATTGATCTGCCTAAGAAGGTTGGCATAGAATCTGTAAAAGACAGGAAAATAGTTCAGGTTATGAACGCAAAGCCGGCTGTGAAGTCGAGATCAAATGGTTCGGCTGGCAATGAAAAGTGGGGCCGTTTCATTCACCTTGAAACAACTACATCAAGCCATACATCGACTCCTCCATCtgtttatcttttcaatttagtcgtGGGTCTGTTTCTGTTCATAATCATGCTCAGAGAAGTGCTGATTGTTCACTGA
- the LOC18096406 gene encoding NAC domain-containing protein 62 isoform X1, whose protein sequence is MAPVGYRFHPTEEEIICYYLKHKMNGRNSLVDDHIGEVDLYRRDPWELPVSARKKSDDRVWYYFCRLDYKHSNSKRASRETKNGFWKSTGKVRDIKAKRTNEVIGSKRTLVFQYRCPDSKKVVGTSWVIHEFHAKTTTPDQRALVLCKLKHKADDSAANLPDDEGEPIRVMGSNVENNAVLNNNQEVDAELPQSLFDSHDVGFNFPFALQAQNHVQNNNQEVDAELLQSLFDSHEAGFDFPFTLQAQNHVQNNNQEVDAEQLQSLFDSHEAGFDFPLALQPQNLVQNFLSDEEDIDFADSLLNDYPPTPRSSSNAYVLDTSDRETYLAYGESPNLYGGHGSSRAYQRKQRAHCDDTLLMGPSSMDSTTVTRHEQINSIQSDFPSIHKAQHAPIPHSFMEQEGISAKGDQFLGGISSTASKHKAREGARQVANIDLPKKVGIESVKDRKIVQVMNAKPAVKSRSNGSAGNEKWGRFIHLETTTSSHTSTPPSVYLFNLVVGLFLFIIMLREVLIVH, encoded by the exons ATGGCGCCGGTGGGATACAGATTCCATCCAACTGAAGAAGAAATCATCTGTTATTATCTGAAACACAAAATGAACGGCCGTAATTCCCTCGTTGATGATCATATTGGTGAGGTTGATCTTTATCGGCGGGATCCATGGGAATTACCTG TTTCTGCGAGAAAAAAGTCAGATGATCGAGTGTGGTATTACTTTTGTCGGCTTGATTACAAGCACTCAAATAGTAAACGAGCTAGCAGGGAAACCAAGAATGGATTCTGGAAATCGACCGGCAAGGTTCGTGATATCAAGGCTAAACGCACAAATGAGGTGATTGGTAGTAAGAGGACTCTGGTTTTCCAATACAGATGTCCTGATTCTAAAAAAGTGGTCGGGACCAGCTGGGTCATCCACGAATTCCATGCTAAAACTACCACTCCTGACCAG aGGGCTCTTGTTCTTTGCAAGTTAAAGCATAAGGCAGATGACTCGGCTGCTAATTTGCCTGATGATGAAGGCGAGCCTATTCGGGTTATGGGTTCTAATGTTGAAAATAATGCGGTGCTGAATAATAACCAAGAG GTAGATGCAGAGCTACCGCAATCTCTCTTTGACAGTCATGACGTGGGTTTCAATTTTCCTTTCGCACTGCAGGCACAGAACCATGTGCAGAATAATAACCAAGAG GTAGATGCAGAGCTACTGCAATCTCTCTTTGACAGTCATGAGGCGGGTTTTGATTTTCCTTTCACGCTGCAGGCACAGAACCATGTGCAGAATAATAACCAAGAG GTAGATGCAGAGCAACTGCAATCTCTCTTTGACAGTCATGAGGCGGGTTTTGATTTTCCCCTTGCACTGCAGCCACAGAACCTTGTGCAGAATTTCCTTTCTGATGAAGAGGATATAGATTTTGCAGATTCACTCCTAAATGACTACCCACCAACACCAAGGTCATCAAGTAATGCTTATGTTTTGGATACAAGTGACAGAGAAACTTATCTTGCCTATGGAGAG TCTCCAAACTTGTATGGTGGGCACGGTAGTTCAAGAGCATACCAGCGGAAGCAAAGGGCTCATTGTGATGATACCCTCTTGATGGGGCCATCTTCCATGGATTCCACCACTGTAACTAGGCATGAACagattaattcaattcaatcagACTTTCCAAGTATCCACAAAGCTCAGCATGCACCCATACCCCACAGCTTCATGGAGCAGGAGGGAATTTCTGCTAAAGGAGATCAATTTCTGGGTGGGATTTCAAGTACAGCATCCAAACATAAG GCCAGAGAAGGTGCAAGGCAAGTTGCTAATATTGATCTGCCTAAGAAGGTTGGCATAGAATCTGTAAAAGACAGGAAAATAGTTCAGGTTATGAACGCAAAGCCGGCTGTGAAGTCGAGATCAAATGGTTCGGCTGGCAATGAAAAGTGGGGCCGTTTCATTCACCTTGAAACAACTACATCAAGCCATACATCGACTCCTCCATCtgtttatcttttcaatttagtcgtGGGTCTGTTTCTGTTCATAATCATGCTCAGAGAAGTGCTGATTGTTCACTGA
- the LOC18096406 gene encoding NAC domain-containing protein 4 isoform X5, with protein sequence MAPVGYRFHPTEEEIICYYLKHKMNGRNSLVDDHIGEVDLYRRDPWELPVSARKKSDDRVWYYFCRLDYKHSNSKRASRETKNGFWKSTGKVRDIKAKRTNEVIGSKRTLVFQYRCPDSKKVVGTSWVIHEFHAKTTTPDQRALVLCKLKHKADDSAANLPDDEGEPIRVMGSNVENNAVLNNNQEVDAEQLQSLFDSHEAGFDFPLALQPQNLVQNFLSDEEDIDFADSLLNDYPPTPRSSSNAYVLDTSDRETYLAYGESPNLYGGHGSSRAYQRKQRAHCDDTLLMGPSSMDSTTVTRHEQINSIQSDFPSIHKAQHAPIPHSFMEQEGISAKGDQFLGGISSTASKHKAREGARQVANIDLPKKVGIESVKDRKIVQVMNAKPAVKSRSNGSAGNEKWGRFIHLETTTSSHTSTPPSVYLFNLVVGLFLFIIMLREVLIVH encoded by the exons ATGGCGCCGGTGGGATACAGATTCCATCCAACTGAAGAAGAAATCATCTGTTATTATCTGAAACACAAAATGAACGGCCGTAATTCCCTCGTTGATGATCATATTGGTGAGGTTGATCTTTATCGGCGGGATCCATGGGAATTACCTG TTTCTGCGAGAAAAAAGTCAGATGATCGAGTGTGGTATTACTTTTGTCGGCTTGATTACAAGCACTCAAATAGTAAACGAGCTAGCAGGGAAACCAAGAATGGATTCTGGAAATCGACCGGCAAGGTTCGTGATATCAAGGCTAAACGCACAAATGAGGTGATTGGTAGTAAGAGGACTCTGGTTTTCCAATACAGATGTCCTGATTCTAAAAAAGTGGTCGGGACCAGCTGGGTCATCCACGAATTCCATGCTAAAACTACCACTCCTGACCAG aGGGCTCTTGTTCTTTGCAAGTTAAAGCATAAGGCAGATGACTCGGCTGCTAATTTGCCTGATGATGAAGGCGAGCCTATTCGGGTTATGGGTTCTAATGTTGAAAATAATGCGGTGCTGAATAATAACCAAGAG GTAGATGCAGAGCAACTGCAATCTCTCTTTGACAGTCATGAGGCGGGTTTTGATTTTCCCCTTGCACTGCAGCCACAGAACCTTGTGCAGAATTTCCTTTCTGATGAAGAGGATATAGATTTTGCAGATTCACTCCTAAATGACTACCCACCAACACCAAGGTCATCAAGTAATGCTTATGTTTTGGATACAAGTGACAGAGAAACTTATCTTGCCTATGGAGAG TCTCCAAACTTGTATGGTGGGCACGGTAGTTCAAGAGCATACCAGCGGAAGCAAAGGGCTCATTGTGATGATACCCTCTTGATGGGGCCATCTTCCATGGATTCCACCACTGTAACTAGGCATGAACagattaattcaattcaatcagACTTTCCAAGTATCCACAAAGCTCAGCATGCACCCATACCCCACAGCTTCATGGAGCAGGAGGGAATTTCTGCTAAAGGAGATCAATTTCTGGGTGGGATTTCAAGTACAGCATCCAAACATAAG GCCAGAGAAGGTGCAAGGCAAGTTGCTAATATTGATCTGCCTAAGAAGGTTGGCATAGAATCTGTAAAAGACAGGAAAATAGTTCAGGTTATGAACGCAAAGCCGGCTGTGAAGTCGAGATCAAATGGTTCGGCTGGCAATGAAAAGTGGGGCCGTTTCATTCACCTTGAAACAACTACATCAAGCCATACATCGACTCCTCCATCtgtttatcttttcaatttagtcgtGGGTCTGTTTCTGTTCATAATCATGCTCAGAGAAGTGCTGATTGTTCACTGA
- the LOC18096406 gene encoding protein CUP-SHAPED COTYLEDON 3 isoform X3: MAPVGYRFHPTEEEIICYYLKHKMNGRNSLVDDHIGEVDLYRRDPWELPVSARKKSDDRVWYYFCRLDYKHSNSKRASRETKNGFWKSTGKVRDIKAKRTNEVIGSKRTLVFQYRCPDSKKVVGTSWVIHEFHAKTTTPDQRALVLCKLKHKADDSAANLPDDEGEPIRVMGSNVENNAVLNNNQEVDAELLQSLFDSHEAGFDFPFTLQAQNHVQNNNQEVDAEQLQSLFDSHEAGFDFPLALQPQNLVQNFLSDEEDIDFADSLLNDYPPTPRSSSNAYVLDTSDRETYLAYGESPNLYGGHGSSRAYQRKQRAHCDDTLLMGPSSMDSTTVTRHEQINSIQSDFPSIHKAQHAPIPHSFMEQEGISAKGDQFLGGISSTASKHKAREGARQVANIDLPKKVGIESVKDRKIVQVMNAKPAVKSRSNGSAGNEKWGRFIHLETTTSSHTSTPPSVYLFNLVVGLFLFIIMLREVLIVH, translated from the exons ATGGCGCCGGTGGGATACAGATTCCATCCAACTGAAGAAGAAATCATCTGTTATTATCTGAAACACAAAATGAACGGCCGTAATTCCCTCGTTGATGATCATATTGGTGAGGTTGATCTTTATCGGCGGGATCCATGGGAATTACCTG TTTCTGCGAGAAAAAAGTCAGATGATCGAGTGTGGTATTACTTTTGTCGGCTTGATTACAAGCACTCAAATAGTAAACGAGCTAGCAGGGAAACCAAGAATGGATTCTGGAAATCGACCGGCAAGGTTCGTGATATCAAGGCTAAACGCACAAATGAGGTGATTGGTAGTAAGAGGACTCTGGTTTTCCAATACAGATGTCCTGATTCTAAAAAAGTGGTCGGGACCAGCTGGGTCATCCACGAATTCCATGCTAAAACTACCACTCCTGACCAG aGGGCTCTTGTTCTTTGCAAGTTAAAGCATAAGGCAGATGACTCGGCTGCTAATTTGCCTGATGATGAAGGCGAGCCTATTCGGGTTATGGGTTCTAATGTTGAAAATAATGCGGTGCTGAATAATAACCAAGAG GTAGATGCAGAGCTACTGCAATCTCTCTTTGACAGTCATGAGGCGGGTTTTGATTTTCCTTTCACGCTGCAGGCACAGAACCATGTGCAGAATAATAACCAAGAG GTAGATGCAGAGCAACTGCAATCTCTCTTTGACAGTCATGAGGCGGGTTTTGATTTTCCCCTTGCACTGCAGCCACAGAACCTTGTGCAGAATTTCCTTTCTGATGAAGAGGATATAGATTTTGCAGATTCACTCCTAAATGACTACCCACCAACACCAAGGTCATCAAGTAATGCTTATGTTTTGGATACAAGTGACAGAGAAACTTATCTTGCCTATGGAGAG TCTCCAAACTTGTATGGTGGGCACGGTAGTTCAAGAGCATACCAGCGGAAGCAAAGGGCTCATTGTGATGATACCCTCTTGATGGGGCCATCTTCCATGGATTCCACCACTGTAACTAGGCATGAACagattaattcaattcaatcagACTTTCCAAGTATCCACAAAGCTCAGCATGCACCCATACCCCACAGCTTCATGGAGCAGGAGGGAATTTCTGCTAAAGGAGATCAATTTCTGGGTGGGATTTCAAGTACAGCATCCAAACATAAG GCCAGAGAAGGTGCAAGGCAAGTTGCTAATATTGATCTGCCTAAGAAGGTTGGCATAGAATCTGTAAAAGACAGGAAAATAGTTCAGGTTATGAACGCAAAGCCGGCTGTGAAGTCGAGATCAAATGGTTCGGCTGGCAATGAAAAGTGGGGCCGTTTCATTCACCTTGAAACAACTACATCAAGCCATACATCGACTCCTCCATCtgtttatcttttcaatttagtcgtGGGTCTGTTTCTGTTCATAATCATGCTCAGAGAAGTGCTGATTGTTCACTGA